A part of Lacinutrix sp. 5H-3-7-4 genomic DNA contains:
- a CDS encoding PIG-L family deacetylase: MYKITASLLFIFAFFINSFAQQPEKLNASQIHDAVQKLNFLGSVLYVAAHPDDENTRLISYMSNQVKARTAYLSLTRGDGGQNLIGPEIRELLGVIRTQELLAARKTDGGEQRFTRANDFGYSKHPDETLAIWNKEQVLSDVILAIRQFKPDIIINRFDHRSPGTTHGHHTTSAMLSVEAFDLANNKNIYPEQVKKYGAWQPKREFFNTSWWFYGSQEKFDAADKSNLLSFDVGVYYPSKGLSNNEVAALASSKHLCQGFGRLTQRGSQTEYVELLKGDLPKDKSNIFDGIDTTWNRVKNGNFIYSVLNKVETEFNFQNPAAHLSELMSARELIQTLDNEHWKTIKTKEIDAIIEACAGLYLEASASAPTSSPGEQIEIDLEVLNRSASNIELTSYLISTNKTANLKAQKLNTNEKFNFNETVSISEETKPTTPYWLEQKGSLGMYTVEDKSLIGKPETPRALTVDFNLKINDKPLTITKNVVYRYSKPDKGELYRPFEIIPEVSAKVSKKVIIFENDQQKEIPVIVRAGRDNVEGVIKMDYPKDWNVYPKQQKIEIANKGQEQTVIFTVIPPKNQSEGILSPIVTIGDKDYNKELIEIDYEHIPFQTVLLPSESKIVRLDIKKKGENIAYIEGAGDVVPESLEQIGYNVITLKPEDITTEKLSNFDAVVVGIRAYNTVEALKFKQDILFDFVANGGNMIVQYNTSHRVKVKNIAPYSLTLSRDRVTDEFAEVKLLEPKHELMNYPNKITTKDFNGWTQERGLYFPNKWAKEFTPMLAMSDKGESTKKGSLLVAKHGKGHYIYTGLSFFREFPAGVSGAYRLFANMLSIGKGDISNTLDIKN, translated from the coding sequence ATGTATAAAATTACCGCTTCTCTCCTATTTATATTCGCTTTTTTTATAAATAGTTTTGCTCAACAACCAGAAAAATTAAACGCATCTCAAATACACGATGCTGTACAAAAACTTAACTTTTTAGGCTCTGTTTTATATGTAGCAGCGCATCCAGATGATGAAAACACAAGATTAATTTCTTACATGTCTAACCAAGTAAAAGCCAGAACAGCATACTTGTCTTTAACGCGTGGTGATGGTGGCCAAAATTTAATTGGACCAGAGATAAGAGAACTTTTAGGTGTTATTAGAACACAAGAATTATTAGCCGCTAGAAAAACCGATGGTGGCGAGCAACGCTTTACAAGAGCCAACGATTTTGGTTACTCTAAACATCCAGACGAAACCTTAGCCATTTGGAATAAAGAACAAGTTTTAAGTGATGTTATTTTAGCCATACGCCAATTTAAACCAGATATTATTATTAATCGTTTTGACCATAGAAGTCCTGGAACCACACACGGTCATCACACCACTTCTGCAATGTTAAGCGTAGAAGCTTTTGACCTTGCAAACAATAAAAACATATACCCAGAACAAGTTAAAAAGTATGGTGCTTGGCAACCAAAACGAGAATTTTTTAATACATCGTGGTGGTTTTATGGTAGTCAAGAAAAATTTGACGCAGCAGATAAATCAAACTTATTAAGCTTCGATGTTGGTGTATATTACCCATCAAAAGGTCTTTCAAACAACGAAGTTGCAGCATTAGCAAGTAGTAAACATTTATGCCAAGGATTTGGTCGTTTAACACAACGTGGATCGCAAACAGAATATGTAGAATTATTAAAAGGAGATTTACCAAAAGATAAGTCTAATATTTTTGATGGTATAGATACAACTTGGAATCGCGTTAAAAACGGAAACTTTATCTATAGCGTATTAAATAAAGTTGAGACAGAGTTTAATTTTCAAAATCCTGCAGCACATTTAAGCGAATTAATGTCTGCTCGTGAGTTAATACAAACTTTAGATAACGAGCATTGGAAAACAATTAAAACTAAAGAAATAGACGCAATAATTGAAGCTTGTGCTGGTTTATATCTAGAAGCTTCTGCCTCTGCTCCAACATCTAGTCCAGGAGAACAAATTGAAATTGATTTAGAGGTTTTAAACCGAAGTGCTTCAAATATAGAATTAACTTCATATTTAATTTCAACAAACAAAACAGCAAATTTAAAAGCACAAAAATTAAATACTAACGAAAAATTTAATTTTAACGAAACTGTTAGTATTTCCGAAGAAACAAAACCAACAACTCCTTATTGGTTAGAACAAAAAGGAAGTTTAGGCATGTATACTGTAGAAGACAAAAGCTTAATTGGTAAGCCAGAAACACCAAGAGCTTTAACTGTAGATTTTAACTTAAAAATAAACGACAAACCACTTACCATTACAAAAAATGTAGTGTACAGATATTCTAAACCAGATAAAGGCGAATTGTACAGACCTTTTGAAATTATTCCAGAAGTCTCTGCAAAAGTATCTAAAAAAGTAATCATTTTTGAAAACGACCAACAAAAGGAAATTCCTGTAATAGTTCGCGCAGGTCGTGATAATGTTGAAGGTGTTATAAAAATGGATTACCCAAAAGATTGGAATGTTTACCCAAAACAACAAAAAATAGAAATTGCAAATAAAGGCCAAGAACAAACTGTAATTTTTACTGTAATTCCACCAAAAAATCAAAGTGAAGGCATTTTATCTCCAATTGTAACTATTGGCGATAAAGACTACAACAAAGAATTAATTGAAATAGATTACGAACACATCCCATTTCAAACCGTTTTACTACCAAGCGAAAGTAAAATTGTACGTTTAGATATTAAAAAGAAAGGTGAAAACATTGCATACATTGAAGGTGCCGGAGATGTTGTTCCAGAAAGTTTAGAGCAAATTGGTTATAATGTAATAACATTAAAACCAGAAGATATTACAACAGAAAAACTAAGTAATTTTGATGCAGTAGTTGTTGGAATTCGTGCTTACAATACTGTTGAAGCATTAAAATTTAAGCAAGATATTTTGTTCGATTTTGTTGCTAATGGAGGTAACATGATTGTGCAGTATAATACAAGCCATCGTGTAAAAGTAAAAAACATCGCGCCTTACAGTTTAACTCTTTCTCGCGATCGTGTAACCGATGAGTTTGCCGAAGTTAAATTATTAGAACCAAAGCACGAGTTAATGAACTATCCTAACAAAATCACTACTAAAGATTTTAATGGTTGGACTCAAGAGCGTGGTTTATATTTTCCTAACAAATGGGCAAAAGAATTTACACCTATGCTTGCTATGAGTGATAAAGGAGAATCTACAAAAAAAGGAAGCTTACTAGTAGCAAAACATGGAAAAGGCCATTATATCTATACTGGATTAAGTTTTTTTAGAGAATTTCCTGCTGGTGTTTCTGGTGCTTATCGCCTATTTGCAAATATGTTAAGTATTGGTAAAGGAGACATTTCTAATACCTTAGATATTAAAAACTAA
- the corA gene encoding magnesium/cobalt transporter CorA encodes MARRKSKKRTQNYKKQVGQVPGALVYTGKKETQKLFIETFDYNIDSIIEKELVNIEEAFKFKSSNTVTWINLNGLNHIDEIEKLGQHYDLHPLVLEDIVNTGQRPKIDEFEDYIFIVLKMMYYDESETIVSEQVSLILGENYVLSLQEAEGDVFDALRERIRQSKGRIRGLGPDYLLYALIDSIVDHYYAIIETMGNKIEDLEDNLFEGLTKEEITSDIQELKREVLKIRRAIFPLREIINRVDKSESKLIDNKTLHYFGDVYDHIIQVSDTIDIYREMIWGLMDMYMTTISNRMNEVMKVLTIISTIFIPLTFIAGIYGMNFQNIPELDYKYGYHIVWLVMIVIFIAMMYYFKRKKWL; translated from the coding sequence ATGGCAAGACGTAAATCTAAAAAAAGAACTCAAAACTATAAAAAACAAGTTGGCCAAGTACCTGGAGCTCTTGTTTATACAGGTAAAAAGGAAACACAAAAGCTTTTTATTGAAACTTTTGATTATAATATAGATTCCATTATCGAAAAGGAATTAGTAAATATAGAAGAAGCTTTTAAATTTAAATCGTCTAATACAGTGACTTGGATAAATTTAAATGGCTTAAACCATATCGATGAAATTGAAAAACTTGGTCAGCATTACGATTTACATCCATTAGTATTAGAAGATATTGTTAATACAGGACAACGACCAAAAATAGATGAATTTGAAGACTACATTTTTATAGTATTAAAAATGATGTATTATGATGAGTCTGAAACTATAGTTTCTGAACAAGTAAGTTTAATACTTGGAGAAAACTATGTACTCTCTTTACAAGAAGCAGAAGGTGATGTTTTCGATGCTTTAAGAGAACGCATAAGGCAATCTAAAGGTCGAATTAGAGGTTTAGGTCCAGATTATTTACTGTATGCTTTAATAGATTCTATTGTAGATCACTATTATGCCATTATTGAAACAATGGGTAATAAAATTGAAGATTTAGAAGATAATTTATTTGAAGGTTTAACTAAAGAAGAAATAACCTCAGATATTCAAGAACTTAAAAGAGAAGTTTTAAAAATAAGGCGTGCTATTTTTCCTCTTCGCGAAATAATAAATCGTGTAGATAAAAGCGAAAGTAAACTTATAGACAATAAAACACTACATTATTTTGGTGATGTTTACGATCACATCATCCAAGTGTCAGATACTATAGATATTTATCGTGAAATGATTTGGGGACTTATGGATATGTACATGACAACCATAAGTAATAGAATGAACGAGGTCATGAAAGTACTAACCATAATTTCTACCATATTTATTCCACTAACATTTATTGCTGGTATTTACGGTATGAATTTTCAAAACATTCCTGAACTAGATTACAAATACGGCTACCATATTGTTTGGTTAGTAATGATTGTTATTTTTATAGCCATGATGTATTATTTTAAACGTAAAAAATGGCTTTAA
- a CDS encoding mechanosensitive ion channel domain-containing protein: MTIRKIGQKSAINDARVKLISRYFTVTLLLIFILVEAFIFGLEARDISLIFSSVFAVIGIGLFAIWSILSNVTSGIIMFFSFPYKVGDKIKIHDKDYPIEAIIEDIRAFQLHLRLDNGDLVTYPNNLILQKAVTLVEKDAIEDFGDFH, translated from the coding sequence ATGACCATAAGAAAAATTGGTCAAAAAAGTGCAATTAACGATGCACGTGTAAAATTAATTTCACGCTACTTTACTGTCACGCTATTATTAATTTTTATATTGGTTGAAGCCTTTATTTTTGGACTTGAAGCAAGAGATATTTCGCTTATATTTTCTTCCGTTTTTGCTGTAATTGGTATTGGTCTTTTCGCTATTTGGTCTATATTAAGCAATGTAACTTCAGGTATTATCATGTTTTTTTCATTCCCATATAAAGTGGGCGACAAAATTAAAATTCATGACAAAGACTATCCAATAGAAGCTATAATTGAAGACATTAGAGCGTTTCAGCTTCATTTAAGGTTAGATAATGGCGACTTGGTAACTTATCCAAATAATTTAATTCTTCAAAAAGCAGTAACTTTAGTCGAGAAAGATGCCATAGAAGATTTTGGAGACTTTCATTAA
- a CDS encoding Maf family nucleotide pyrophosphatase, whose translation MLNAKLKNHNIILASGSPRRHQFFKDLGLDFEVRLKTIKEDYPKRLVHFEISDYLAQLKSLPYLNELKDNDILVTSDTIVWHNNIALGKPKDNDEAFAIIKSLSDATHEVITSVCIRTKTFQKTVNAVTKVTFKAFTNKEIWHYINTCAPLDKAGAYGIQEWIGQIGVVKIEGSYFNVMGMPTHLVYETLNYIADHF comes from the coding sequence ATGCTTAACGCTAAACTTAAAAATCATAATATAATATTAGCCTCAGGATCTCCAAGAAGGCATCAATTTTTTAAAGATTTAGGTTTAGATTTTGAAGTTAGACTTAAAACCATAAAAGAAGATTACCCAAAAAGATTAGTTCATTTTGAAATAAGCGACTATTTAGCACAATTAAAATCTTTACCTTATTTAAATGAGTTAAAGGATAATGATATTTTAGTAACCAGTGATACCATTGTTTGGCACAACAATATTGCTTTAGGAAAACCAAAAGACAACGACGAAGCTTTTGCAATAATTAAATCTCTTAGTGATGCCACACATGAGGTTATTACTTCGGTTTGTATTAGAACAAAAACGTTTCAAAAAACTGTAAACGCAGTAACAAAAGTTACTTTTAAAGCCTTTACAAATAAAGAAATATGGCATTACATAAATACTTGCGCGCCATTAGATAAAGCTGGAGCATATGGTATTCAAGAATGGATAGGACAAATAGGTGTGGTTAAAATAGAAGGTTCCTATTTTAATGTAATGGGAATGCCTACGCATTTAGTTTACGAAACGTTAAACTATATTGCAGATCACTTTTAG
- a CDS encoding geranylgeranylglycerol-phosphate geranylgeranyltransferase, with product MKILNLIRYKNLIMIAVVQLLIKYALFPAFAVDITLNGIGFAVLVFATIFIAAGGYVINDIYDIETDAVNKPNKLIVGKTLSEDTANKLYILFTVIGVGLGYYLSNSVGRPPFFIVFLATSGLLYIYATYLKQIAVVGNIVVSAIVALSLLIVGIFELIPAINSGNQVVQSSMFEVLTDFAILAFSINFIREIVKDIQDVDGDHKSGMQTLPILFGKTRTAKIAFALTCLLILIIAYYIGTFVYMHVEAIIYFLILVIAPLIYIAIKLFMAENNKDFKHISLMLKLVMITGMFAMALYYFIL from the coding sequence TTGAAAATATTAAACCTTATTAGATATAAAAATTTAATTATGATTGCTGTAGTGCAACTCTTAATTAAATATGCTTTATTTCCAGCATTTGCTGTAGATATTACATTAAATGGTATTGGCTTTGCTGTATTGGTTTTTGCTACTATTTTTATTGCTGCTGGCGGATATGTTATTAACGATATTTACGACATAGAGACTGATGCTGTAAACAAACCAAATAAATTAATTGTAGGTAAAACTTTAAGCGAAGATACAGCCAACAAACTCTATATTTTATTTACTGTTATAGGTGTTGGTCTAGGCTATTACCTATCAAACTCTGTTGGCAGACCTCCGTTTTTTATTGTTTTTCTAGCCACATCTGGTCTACTTTATATTTATGCTACTTACTTAAAGCAAATTGCTGTAGTTGGTAATATTGTAGTATCTGCAATAGTTGCTTTAAGTTTATTAATTGTTGGGATTTTTGAACTAATTCCTGCAATTAACTCAGGCAATCAAGTAGTACAATCTAGTATGTTTGAGGTTTTAACAGACTTTGCCATACTTGCCTTTTCAATTAATTTTATTAGAGAAATTGTAAAAGATATTCAAGATGTAGATGGCGACCATAAATCTGGTATGCAAACTTTACCAATTTTATTTGGCAAAACTAGAACAGCTAAAATAGCCTTTGCTCTTACGTGTCTTTTAATACTTATAATTGCTTATTATATAGGTACGTTTGTTTACATGCATGTAGAAGCAATTATCTACTTTTTAATATTAGTTATTGCGCCTTTAATTTATATTGCTATAAAATTATTTATGGCAGAAAATAATAAAGATTTTAAACATATTAGTTTAATGCTTAAATTGGTAATGATAACCGGCATGTTTGCAATGGCATTATACTACTTTATTTTATAA
- a CDS encoding HAD family hydrolase, whose amino-acid sequence MTDKSYKEYLSDINTFIFDVDGVLTDGSLTITTTGEMLRTMNVKDGYAIKHALNNGYNVCIISGGTNEGVRKRLEHLGVADVYLGAHNKIEQFEDYIAKKNVEAKNVLYMGDDIPDIPVMQLVGLATCPQDAVKEVKAVSKYISHKKGGNGSVRDVIEQVLKVRKNWEGFFDASL is encoded by the coding sequence ATGACTGATAAAAGCTATAAAGAATATTTAAGCGACATTAACACATTTATATTTGATGTTGATGGCGTATTAACAGATGGTTCATTAACAATTACAACAACTGGAGAAATGCTTCGCACCATGAATGTTAAAGATGGTTATGCAATAAAACATGCTTTAAATAATGGTTACAATGTTTGCATTATTTCTGGCGGAACGAATGAAGGTGTTCGTAAAAGATTAGAACACTTAGGCGTAGCAGATGTCTATTTAGGCGCACACAATAAAATAGAACAATTTGAAGATTATATAGCTAAAAAAAATGTTGAAGCTAAAAATGTTTTATATATGGGAGATGACATACCAGATATTCCAGTTATGCAATTAGTTGGTTTAGCTACTTGCCCGCAAGATGCTGTAAAAGAAGTTAAAGCAGTTTCAAAATATATTTCACATAAAAAAGGTGGTAACGGTAGTGTTCGAGATGTTATAGAGCAAGTTTTAAAAGTCCGTAAAAACTGGGAAGGTTTTTTTGATGCTTCTTTATAG
- a CDS encoding Rossmann-like and DUF2520 domain-containing protein produces MITVVLLGAGNVASHLYKAFKNTDEVTVKQWYNRSLKAIESYKNDVEITNNLNELTLADIYILAVSDDAIEDLSKALPFADRLVVHTSGSTSLYAVDMKQKRGVFYPLQTFSKDADVDFSEVPICVEALNKKDLPVLKQLAKAIGSKSHKVNSDQRQALHLAAVFVNNFTNQLYRIAHEITEANGAEFDILKPLIKETANKVESLSPFMAQTGPAKRNDKKTIRRHLKQLDSDHHIAVYDLLTKSIQKTHGFSRKPKK; encoded by the coding sequence ATGATAACAGTAGTACTATTAGGCGCTGGAAATGTAGCGTCACATTTATATAAAGCTTTTAAAAATACAGATGAAGTTACTGTAAAACAATGGTATAACCGTAGTTTAAAAGCTATTGAATCGTATAAAAACGATGTTGAGATTACAAATAATTTAAATGAATTAACTTTAGCCGATATTTATATTTTAGCAGTTAGCGATGATGCTATTGAAGATTTATCTAAAGCCTTGCCATTTGCAGACCGTTTGGTGGTTCATACTTCTGGAAGCACAAGTTTATATGCTGTAGATATGAAACAAAAACGCGGTGTTTTTTATCCTTTACAAACATTCTCTAAAGATGCAGATGTAGATTTTAGTGAAGTACCTATTTGTGTCGAAGCTTTAAACAAAAAGGATTTACCTGTTTTAAAACAGTTAGCTAAGGCTATAGGCAGTAAAAGTCATAAAGTAAATAGCGACCAAAGGCAAGCTTTACATTTAGCTGCTGTATTTGTAAACAATTTTACAAATCAGTTATATCGCATTGCGCATGAAATTACTGAAGCTAATGGTGCAGAATTTGATATTTTAAAACCTTTAATTAAAGAAACAGCCAATAAAGTTGAAAGTTTGTCTCCATTTATGGCACAAACAGGACCTGCCAAACGAAATGATAAAAAAACCATTCGCAGGCATCTAAAACAATTAGACAGCGATCACCATATTGCAGTTTACGATTTGTTAACAAAATCTATACAGAAAACTCATGGGTTTTCTAGAAAACCAAAAAAATAA
- a CDS encoding group III truncated hemoglobin — MCKIDINSREDIYLLVSSFYSKVRKDNLLGPVFNNIIEDWESHLEHLTTFWESSLFMSRKLETKYQGNPLQVHIDVDKASNSKITQTHFGIWLQYWLQTIDELFTGEIAENAKRRAQKMSTFMYMKIFEDRTKKNL; from the coding sequence ATGTGCAAAATTGATATTAATTCTCGAGAAGATATTTACTTATTAGTTTCTAGTTTTTATTCTAAAGTTAGAAAAGATAATCTCTTAGGTCCTGTTTTTAATAATATAATAGAAGATTGGGAGTCACATTTAGAACACCTTACAACGTTTTGGGAGTCAAGTTTGTTTATGTCTCGTAAATTAGAAACTAAATACCAAGGAAATCCTTTGCAGGTACATATAGATGTAGATAAAGCTAGTAATAGTAAAATAACCCAAACCCATTTTGGTATATGGCTACAATACTGGCTTCAAACTATAGACGAATTATTTACAGGAGAAATTGCCGAAAACGCTAAACGCCGTGCTCAAAAAATGAGCACATTTATGTACATGAAAATATTTGAAGATCGCACAAAAAAGAACTTATAA
- the ccsA gene encoding cytochrome c biogenesis protein CcsA, which produces MQNKLAKILFSTRLTAILFVAFALAMGIGTFMDAGQDTSPTPYSRYWIYNTLWFEAIMAFFVINFIGNIFRFRLHKKEKWATLVLHLSFIFILLGAFVTRYIGYEGKMPIFEGETENTFLSEKTYVSALVNGDYKIGDVPQRLRIEEKVDFSERLNNSLSINTTYGNTPIEITLDKFIENAEEDIIPNETGEEYLKLVEAGEGTPHNHFLKAGEDQLVHNVIFTLNNPKKGAINIYNDERGLRIESPFEGEYLQMATMNEGKLIKDSIQPLMLRSRYVIGNMQMVFPKPVIKGEFDVVKKSKLLKSDEDGVVLNVTANGETKKVNLLGGVGTNNQWKKVNVGGLDFDLKFGSKVLELPFKVKLNDFVADKYPGTENSYSAFSSQVTILDEEKGDFDYKIYMNHVLDHRGYRFFQSGFDNNEQRTILSVNHDRWGTWLTYLGYMLLYFGLMAILFDKNTRFADLKKMLEKVKAKKSKFTTILVLCFALSGFAQDQEHNEHDGHDHSAHSITTEQTIEQQVETTNIKEEPAQSISFAESKAQVDSILKANVVNKAEAENFGKLVIQDIGGRMMPVNTYASEFLRKLSKSDTYEGFSADQVFLSIQESPLLWYNVPIIYLKPKKGDSIRKIIGLDKSENYATLAHFFTNRGDYKLSPYLEEAYRAQIPSGFQKEFKETDSRVNLLYNTIDGKSLRIFPVPNDENNKWISQPEYRKEGYREQIKDSTYRGFIDNSFGLYLYRLNQAKQTGDYTETNKLLEAFKKNQRKLGAEVMLSDEKINTEILYNKYDIFKKLFSWYMYAGSLLFVILIVQIFKDKSKALTIAVKVLIWIIVGLFLLHTLGLIARWYISGHAPWSDAYESMIYVAWATMLFGLITGISKKKEPKTAVKENKTSGILKLISGKRETSDLTIAAGAFVTSMILMIAHWNWMDPAIANLQPVLDSYWLMIHVAVIVASYGPFTLGMILGVVVMLLMILTNAKNKDKMLLSIKELTIINEMALTVGLVMLTIGNFLGGMWANESWGRYWGWDPKETWALISIMIYAFVIHMRLVPGLRGRWFFNLMSIVAFASIMMTYFGVNFYLAGLHSYASGDQIISVKFIAIAVGIVAALGFFAYLKYNKYYKK; this is translated from the coding sequence ATGCAAAATAAACTCGCAAAAATTCTCTTCTCTACTCGTTTAACTGCTATTTTATTTGTTGCTTTTGCCCTAGCTATGGGTATTGGTACTTTTATGGACGCAGGACAAGATACATCTCCAACTCCATATTCTCGATATTGGATATATAATACCTTATGGTTTGAAGCTATAATGGCATTTTTTGTAATCAATTTTATTGGAAATATTTTTAGATTTAGATTGCATAAAAAAGAAAAGTGGGCAACTTTAGTATTGCACTTATCATTTATATTTATTCTTTTAGGCGCTTTTGTAACACGATATATTGGTTACGAAGGTAAAATGCCAATTTTTGAAGGCGAAACAGAAAACACTTTTTTATCTGAAAAAACCTATGTTTCGGCACTTGTAAATGGTGATTACAAGATAGGTGATGTGCCACAACGTTTGCGTATAGAAGAAAAAGTAGATTTTTCTGAAAGATTAAATAATTCTTTAAGCATTAATACAACTTATGGTAACACACCAATAGAAATTACTTTAGATAAATTTATTGAAAATGCCGAAGAAGATATTATTCCTAACGAAACAGGAGAAGAATATCTAAAATTAGTTGAAGCTGGAGAAGGTACACCACACAATCACTTTTTAAAAGCTGGAGAAGATCAATTAGTACACAACGTAATTTTTACATTAAACAACCCTAAAAAAGGAGCGATTAATATTTATAACGATGAAAGAGGTTTGCGAATAGAATCTCCTTTCGAAGGTGAGTACCTTCAAATGGCAACCATGAATGAAGGTAAACTTATAAAAGATAGCATACAACCACTAATGTTACGTTCTCGTTATGTTATTGGTAACATGCAAATGGTGTTTCCAAAGCCAGTAATAAAAGGAGAGTTTGATGTAGTTAAAAAATCTAAACTTCTTAAAAGCGATGAAGATGGAGTGGTTTTAAATGTAACCGCAAACGGAGAAACTAAAAAAGTAAACCTTTTAGGTGGAGTAGGCACTAATAACCAATGGAAAAAAGTAAATGTTGGCGGTCTAGATTTCGATTTAAAATTTGGATCTAAAGTATTAGAACTTCCCTTTAAAGTAAAACTAAATGACTTTGTAGCAGATAAATATCCAGGAACAGAAAATAGCTATTCTGCCTTCTCTAGTCAGGTTACTATTTTAGATGAAGAAAAAGGTGATTTTGATTATAAAATTTATATGAACCACGTACTAGATCATCGTGGATATCGTTTTTTTCAATCTGGTTTCGATAATAACGAACAACGTACCATACTATCTGTAAATCATGACCGTTGGGGAACCTGGTTAACCTATTTGGGTTACATGTTATTATATTTTGGCTTAATGGCTATTTTATTTGATAAAAACACACGTTTTGCCGATTTAAAAAAAATGTTAGAAAAGGTAAAAGCCAAAAAAAGTAAGTTTACAACAATACTCGTATTATGTTTTGCATTGTCAGGATTTGCACAAGATCAAGAGCATAACGAACATGATGGGCACGACCATAGCGCTCATAGTATTACGACAGAGCAAACTATAGAGCAGCAAGTAGAAACTACTAATATAAAAGAAGAACCAGCCCAAAGCATCTCTTTTGCAGAAAGTAAAGCACAAGTAGATTCTATTTTAAAAGCAAATGTTGTTAATAAAGCTGAAGCTGAAAATTTTGGAAAACTAGTAATACAGGATATAGGCGGTAGAATGATGCCTGTAAATACTTATGCTTCAGAATTTTTAAGAAAATTAAGCAAAAGTGATACTTACGAAGGCTTTTCTGCAGATCAAGTATTTTTATCAATACAAGAAAGTCCTTTATTATGGTATAACGTACCAATTATCTATTTAAAACCTAAAAAGGGAGATTCTATTAGAAAAATAATAGGTTTAGATAAATCTGAAAATTATGCAACATTAGCACACTTTTTTACAAACCGTGGAGATTACAAACTATCTCCATATTTAGAAGAAGCTTATAGAGCGCAAATACCTAGCGGATTTCAAAAAGAATTTAAAGAAACAGACTCTAGAGTAAATTTATTATATAATACAATAGATGGTAAGTCTTTAAGAATTTTTCCTGTTCCAAATGATGAAAATAACAAATGGATATCTCAACCAGAATATAGAAAAGAAGGTTATAGAGAACAAATAAAAGATTCTACTTACCGTGGTTTTATAGATAATAGTTTTGGCTTGTATTTGTATAGACTAAATCAGGCAAAGCAAACAGGAGATTATACCGAAACAAACAAATTATTAGAGGCTTTCAAGAAAAATCAAAGAAAGTTAGGAGCAGAAGTTATGCTTAGTGATGAGAAAATTAATACAGAAATTCTTTATAATAAGTATGACATTTTTAAAAAACTTTTTAGTTGGTATATGTACGCTGGCTCATTACTATTTGTAATATTAATAGTCCAAATTTTTAAAGATAAAAGCAAAGCCCTAACAATAGCTGTAAAAGTTTTAATTTGGATTATTGTAGGTTTATTTTTGTTACACACCTTAGGTCTTATAGCACGTTGGTATATTTCTGGTCATGCACCGTGGAGTGATGCTTACGAGTCTATGATTTATGTAGCTTGGGCTACAATGCTTTTTGGTTTAATTACAGGTATTAGTAAGAAAAAAGAACCAAAAACAGCAGTTAAAGAGAATAAGACATCAGGAATATTAAAGTTAATTTCTGGAAAACGAGAAACTAGTGATTTAACAATAGCAGCAGGTGCTTTTGTAACATCTATGATTTTAATGATTGCGCACTGGAACTGGATGGATCCTGCAATTGCAAACTTACAACCTGTTTTAGATAGCTATTGGTTAATGATTCATGTTGCTGTAATTGTAGCTAGTTATGGTCCATTTACATTAGGAATGATTTTAGGTGTTGTAGTCATGCTTTTAATGATTTTAACAAATGCCAAGAATAAAGATAAAATGCTACTAAGTATAAAAGAACTTACTATAATTAACGAAATGGCTTTAACCGTAGGTTTAGTAATGCTTACTATTGGAAACTTTTTAGGAGGTATGTGGGCAAACGAAAGTTGGGGACGTTATTGGGGTTGGGACCCTAAAGAAACTTGGGCGTTAATTAGTATAATGATTTATGCCTTTGTTATTCACATGAGACTAGTACCAGGATTACGTGGTCGATG